The Spirochaetota bacterium genome contains the following window.
CATGATCAACTCAACCCTTGACATGGGTAAGCTTATGACCGTGATCATGGAGACGATCAAGGACATCATGGACACCGAGGCCAGTACGCTCCTCCTTTACGAGGAGAAAGCGAACGATCTTGTCTTCAAGGTGGCCCTGGGAGAGGCAGGGAAGGAACTGACCGAGCGGTATAGGATTAAACTTGGACAGGGAATCGCCGGATGGGTGGCCGAAATGCGGAAGCCCATCTTCATCAACAACGTGTACGACGACCGGCGCTTTGATCCGGAGTTCGACCGCATTACCGGCTTCACGACAAAATCCATCATTTGCACGCCACTTCTCTTCAAAGGAAAGCTCCTCGGCGTCATACAGGCCATCAACCCGACCAACAGGCCCGGCTTCAACGACGAGGACATGGGCCTTTTCAAGGTTTTCAGCGACCAGGCCGCACTGGCGGTCCAGAACGCCATTTATTTCCAGAACGCCCTTGAAGAGGAGCGGATAAAGAGCGAGCTCGTCTCCGCGCAGGTCATTCAGGAGGCCCTCATCCCTGACGTTGATATCCAGCGCGGCCCAATCAGGATAACAGCCAAGTCAGTAACGGCGCGCGAGATCGGCGGCGAATTCCACGGCCTGTTCCCCCTTGACGGCGAACATATCGGCATCGCCCTCGGCGATCTCCATGTGAAGGGCGTCCCCGGCGGCCTGCACGCGTCAATCGTTAGCGGCGCCATCCGGGCCCTTGCAAAATTAAAAGGAAGAAACCCGGTGGAACTGGTGCGGATGCTCCACCTCATAATGGAACACGACGAGCGGCCCATTCGCAACGCGTCGCTTCTTTACGGCGTCCTCGATCTCCCGGAGAGAAAGCTCCGCTTCCTCAATGCCGGCGTCGCCTACCCGATACTGGTCCGCGACGGCGTCGCGCGCTACCTCAGGTTCGGCAAGCGGAGCCTGGGGCAGAATATCGAGGAGTCGAAGAGCGTCGCCGTTTCCCTCAAGCCGGGAGACCTCTTCGTCGTGCTGTCCGATGGCATACTCAGGATCAAGAACAGAATGGGAAAGCAGCTGGGGCTGAAGGACCTGATGCGATTCCTTGAAAAGGATTTCCCGCGATCGGAAAGCATCATCGAGTCCATTTTGAGTTTTGCGGGCGATTTCGCCGAGGAGCTGGGCATCAGGGAAGATATATCCGTCATCGCCCTGCGCGTGGAATAAATGACGGCAAATATTTCTTGCAATAATTACGCGGCCATAGCAGCATACACCAATTCGTAAGGGGGGGCCATGAGCAATTTCGTATCGGTCATTTTCTGCAGAAACTGCAGCTCACGCTTTGTGGAAATTTCCGAATGGACCTCGGACGGAAAGGCGATCGTACAATGCCGCTCCTGCAACAACAGGGAAATCCTTTCCAACTTCACGCTCGGCAGGGGGAAACTCAGCAACGCCGAACTCATGAGCGCGCGGGACACCGTGGCAAAGCGCGGAAGGTACGAAAAGTAAGGTTATTTCCTGGAAAACAGCTTCTTAAAAATCACCCCTATATAAAACATCATGGTTCTCATCAGCCTGCCGATACGCCACGGCTTTGAAATAATGCGGTAAAACCAGTCAAGGCCCCTCTCAACGAAAAACGCCGGCGCCTTTTTCTTTTCGCCCG
Protein-coding sequences here:
- a CDS encoding SpoIIE family protein phosphatase; the encoded protein is MFKKKQPSADLAVVERQIYNLSKLVNINSMINSTLDMGKLMTVIMETIKDIMDTEASTLLLYEEKANDLVFKVALGEAGKELTERYRIKLGQGIAGWVAEMRKPIFINNVYDDRRFDPEFDRITGFTTKSIICTPLLFKGKLLGVIQAINPTNRPGFNDEDMGLFKVFSDQAALAVQNAIYFQNALEEERIKSELVSAQVIQEALIPDVDIQRGPIRITAKSVTAREIGGEFHGLFPLDGEHIGIALGDLHVKGVPGGLHASIVSGAIRALAKLKGRNPVELVRMLHLIMEHDERPIRNASLLYGVLDLPERKLRFLNAGVAYPILVRDGVARYLRFGKRSLGQNIEESKSVAVSLKPGDLFVVLSDGILRIKNRMGKQLGLKDLMRFLEKDFPRSESIIESILSFAGDFAEELGIREDISVIALRVE